The Leclercia sp. S52 genome has a segment encoding these proteins:
- the murI gene encoding glutamate racemase — protein sequence MATKLQDGNTPCLAATPSDPRPTVLVFDSGVGGLSVYDEIRHLLPDLHYIYAFDNVAFPYGEKSEEFIVERVVEIVTAVQQHYPLALAVIACNTASTVSLPALREKFPFPVVGVVPAIKPAARLTANGVVGLLATRGTVKRPYTRELIERFANECQIAMLGSAELVEMAEAKLHGQPVSLEELRRILRPWLRMAEPPDTVVLGCTHFPLLQEELLAVLPEGTRLVDSGAAIARRTAWLLEHEAPDAKSAEANIAYCMALTAETEQLLPVLQRYGFETLEKLAL from the coding sequence ATGGCTACGAAACTGCAGGACGGGAATACACCTTGTCTGGCAGCTACACCTTCTGACCCACGTCCCACCGTACTGGTGTTTGACTCCGGTGTCGGTGGGCTTTCAGTCTATGATGAGATTCGGCATCTCCTGCCGGATCTTCATTACATCTATGCATTCGATAACGTGGCTTTTCCGTATGGGGAAAAGAGCGAAGAGTTTATTGTCGAACGCGTCGTTGAGATCGTTACCGCCGTGCAACAGCATTATCCTCTTGCACTGGCGGTAATTGCCTGTAATACGGCGAGCACGGTTTCCCTTCCCGCCCTACGCGAAAAATTCCCGTTCCCGGTTGTCGGCGTAGTGCCGGCGATTAAACCTGCGGCGCGCCTGACGGCGAATGGCGTGGTGGGACTGCTGGCAACCCGCGGTACGGTTAAGCGTCCTTATACCCGCGAACTGATCGAGCGCTTTGCCAATGAATGTCAGATCGCGATGTTAGGTTCTGCCGAGCTGGTGGAGATGGCCGAAGCGAAACTGCACGGTCAGCCGGTGTCGCTGGAAGAGCTGCGTCGTATTTTGCGTCCCTGGCTGCGTATGGCGGAACCGCCAGACACGGTGGTGCTGGGCTGCACGCATTTCCCTTTATTGCAGGAAGAGCTGCTTGCCGTACTGCCGGAAGGCACCCGCCTGGTAGATTCGGGGGCAGCTATTGCCCGTCGCACCGCCTGGCTGCTTGAACATGAAGCGCCAGATGCGAAATCTGCCGAGGCGAATATCGCTTATTGCATGGCATTGACCGCTGAAACTGAGCAACTTTTACCCGTTTTGCAGCGTTACGGCTTTGAAACGCTCGAAAAACTAGCGCTGTAG
- the btuB gene encoding TonB-dependent vitamin B12 receptor BtuB → MTALSVTAFSGWAQDSADALVVTANRVAQPANTVLAPSSVVTREDIERWQAKSVVEVMSRLPGVDIAQSGGMGANSSTFIRGTESRHVLVLIDGIPLNNAGISNSPDLSQIPVSLIQRVEYIRGPRSALYGSDAIGGVINIITGRDKPGAEITASVGSKGYQSYDGAFQQVLDKTKITLGGNYTYTRGFDIDAADAPRQPDRDGFMSKSLFGAVEQQITDNLSGFVRGLGYDNRTAYDGYEHYDDSFMVDGLPDTRQLYSQNWDTGLRYNQGIYQTQLVAGYGRSKDQNFDPSKGRYASSATMDDVKQYTAQWMNTVTVGHGNIGAGLDWQKQKTQAGTGYLDKGYDQRNTGVFLSAMQQFDSVTLEAAARNDDNSNFGNHNTWQTSAGWEFIDGYRIIGSYGTAYKAPTMSQIHSASYGNPDLKPEESKQWEGGFEGLTGPVTWRVSGYRNDIDNLISSDPRTFRYYNVDKARIKGIEATAQFDTGPVGHQISYDYVDPRNAKTNEVLARRSKQQVKYQLDTQVWDLDWNLAYRYLGTRYDVAYDPNTFTSERVKMGGVSLWDLAVSYPVTSHLTVRGKIANLFDKDYETVYGYETAGREYTLSGSYTF, encoded by the coding sequence TTGACGGCGCTTTCCGTCACGGCATTTTCGGGCTGGGCGCAGGATAGCGCGGACGCGTTGGTCGTAACGGCAAACCGTGTTGCACAACCTGCCAATACCGTTCTGGCCCCCAGCTCCGTTGTTACCCGGGAAGATATTGAACGCTGGCAGGCAAAAAGCGTCGTTGAAGTCATGTCACGCTTACCGGGCGTAGATATCGCCCAAAGCGGCGGCATGGGTGCCAACTCCTCTACCTTTATTCGCGGGACGGAATCCCGTCATGTGCTGGTGCTGATCGACGGCATTCCACTGAATAACGCCGGGATCAGTAACTCCCCCGATCTCAGCCAAATTCCCGTTTCTCTTATCCAGCGTGTCGAATACATTCGTGGTCCGCGCTCGGCCCTATATGGTTCGGATGCGATTGGCGGCGTGATTAACATCATTACGGGTCGCGACAAGCCAGGGGCGGAAATTACCGCCAGCGTCGGCTCGAAAGGCTATCAATCCTACGATGGGGCCTTCCAGCAGGTGCTGGATAAAACCAAAATCACCCTGGGCGGTAACTATACCTACACCCGTGGTTTTGATATCGATGCGGCAGATGCGCCACGCCAGCCCGATCGCGACGGCTTTATGAGTAAGTCGCTGTTTGGCGCGGTTGAGCAGCAGATCACCGACAACCTGAGCGGCTTCGTGCGTGGCCTCGGCTATGACAACCGCACCGCGTATGACGGCTATGAGCATTATGACGACAGCTTTATGGTCGATGGCCTGCCGGATACCCGTCAGCTATACAGCCAGAACTGGGACACCGGCCTGCGCTATAACCAGGGGATCTACCAGACACAGCTGGTGGCCGGTTACGGTCGCAGCAAAGACCAGAACTTTGATCCGAGCAAAGGCCGTTATGCTTCTTCGGCCACCATGGATGACGTCAAGCAGTACACCGCCCAGTGGATGAACACCGTCACGGTGGGTCACGGTAATATCGGTGCCGGTCTGGACTGGCAGAAGCAAAAAACCCAGGCGGGAACGGGGTATCTGGATAAAGGCTACGACCAGCGCAACACCGGCGTATTCCTGTCTGCCATGCAGCAGTTCGATAGCGTTACCCTGGAAGCCGCAGCGCGTAATGACGACAACTCTAACTTTGGTAACCATAACACCTGGCAGACCAGCGCCGGATGGGAGTTTATCGACGGTTACCGGATCATCGGTTCCTACGGCACGGCCTATAAAGCGCCGACAATGAGCCAGATCCACAGCGCGAGCTATGGCAACCCGGACCTGAAGCCGGAAGAGAGCAAGCAGTGGGAAGGCGGCTTCGAAGGGCTGACCGGCCCGGTGACCTGGCGCGTATCGGGTTATCGCAACGATATCGATAACCTGATCAGCAGCGACCCGCGCACGTTCCGCTACTACAACGTGGATAAAGCGCGCATTAAAGGTATCGAAGCGACGGCGCAGTTCGATACTGGCCCGGTAGGGCACCAGATTTCTTACGACTACGTCGATCCGCGCAATGCCAAAACCAACGAGGTGCTTGCCCGTCGTTCGAAGCAGCAGGTGAAGTACCAGCTGGATACGCAGGTGTGGGATCTCGACTGGAATCTGGCCTACCGCTACCTGGGCACCCGTTATGACGTGGCGTATGATCCTAATACGTTCACCTCAGAGCGAGTGAAAATGGGTGGGGTCAGTCTGTGGGATCTCGCAGTTTCATATCCTGTCACCTCTCACCTTACAGTTCGTGGTAAAATCGCCAACCTGTTCGATAAAGACTACGAGACAGTTTATGGCTACGAAACTGCAGGACGGGAATACACCTTGTCTGGCAGCTACACCTTCTGA
- the trmA gene encoding tRNA (uridine(54)-C5)-methyltransferase TrmA — protein sequence MAEKVVRLQSMMTPFAAPAPEVFRSPVSHYRMRAEFRIWHDGDDLYHIIFDQQTKSRIRVDSFPAASELINQLMTLMMDGVRDNPLLRHKLFQIDYLTTQSNQAIVSLLYHKALNDEWRQAAEALRDALRAQNINVHLIGRATKTKIALDQDFIDERLPVAGKEMIYRQVENSFTQPNAAMNVQMLEWALHATEGSTGDLLELYCGNGNFSLALARNFERVLATEIAKPSVAAAQYNIAANHIDNVQIIRMSAEEFTQAMNGVREFNRLQGIDLKSYQCETIFVDPPRSGLDSETEKMVQAYPRILYISCNPETLCKNLETLSQTHKVERLALFDQFPYTHHMECGVLLTAR from the coding sequence CTGGCAGAGAAAGTCGTCCGTCTGCAAAGTATGATGACGCCTTTTGCTGCGCCTGCGCCTGAGGTGTTCCGCTCCCCGGTCAGCCACTACCGTATGCGTGCCGAATTCCGTATCTGGCACGACGGCGACGACCTGTACCACATCATTTTCGATCAGCAGACCAAAAGCCGGATCCGCGTGGACAGCTTCCCGGCGGCCAGCGAGCTGATTAACCAGTTGATGACCCTGATGATGGATGGCGTGCGCGATAATCCGCTGCTGCGCCATAAGCTGTTCCAGATTGACTACCTGACCACCCAAAGCAATCAGGCCATCGTCTCCCTGCTGTACCATAAAGCGCTGAATGACGAGTGGCGCCAGGCGGCAGAAGCCCTGCGCGATGCGCTGCGCGCGCAGAACATCAACGTGCATCTGATTGGCCGCGCAACAAAAACAAAAATCGCGCTGGACCAGGATTTCATCGACGAGCGCCTGCCGGTGGCGGGCAAAGAGATGATTTATCGCCAGGTTGAGAACAGCTTTACCCAGCCGAACGCGGCGATGAACGTGCAGATGCTGGAGTGGGCGCTGCATGCTACTGAGGGTTCAACCGGCGATCTGCTGGAGCTCTACTGCGGCAACGGCAACTTCTCGCTGGCGCTGGCGCGTAACTTCGAGCGCGTACTGGCCACCGAAATCGCCAAGCCGTCGGTTGCCGCAGCACAATACAACATCGCGGCGAACCACATTGATAATGTGCAGATCATTCGCATGTCGGCGGAAGAGTTTACTCAGGCGATGAATGGCGTGCGGGAATTTAACCGCCTGCAGGGGATTGATCTGAAGAGCTACCAGTGTGAAACGATTTTCGTCGATCCACCGCGCAGCGGGCTGGACAGCGAAACCGAGAAGATGGTGCAGGCGTACCCGCGTATTCTGTATATCTCCTGCAACCCGGAAACCTTATGCAAGAACCTGGAAACATTAAGCCAGACGCACAAGGTTGAACGTCTGGCGTTGTTCGATCAGTTCCCGTATACGCACCATATGGAGTGCGGCGTGTTACTGACGGCCCGGTAA
- a CDS encoding YijD family membrane protein: MKQTGQDKGTLLLALIAGLSINGTFAAIFSSIVPFSVFPMISLVLTVYCLHQRYQNRTMPVGLPALSAAFFVLGVLLYSTVVRAEYPDIGSNFLPAVLSVALVFWIGFKMRNRKQQLPE, from the coding sequence ATGAAACAGACAGGACAGGATAAAGGAACATTGTTGCTGGCATTGATCGCTGGCTTATCCATTAACGGGACCTTTGCAGCGATTTTTAGCTCCATTGTACCGTTTTCGGTTTTCCCGATGATCTCTCTGGTGCTGACGGTGTACTGTCTGCATCAGCGTTATCAGAATCGCACCATGCCGGTGGGGTTACCGGCATTGTCGGCGGCGTTCTTTGTGCTGGGCGTCCTGCTGTATAGCACCGTGGTGCGCGCAGAGTACCCGGACATTGGCTCTAACTTCCTGCCTGCGGTGCTGTCGGTAGCGCTGGTCTTCTGGATCGGCTTTAAAATGCGTAACCGTAAGCAGCAGCTGCCAGAGTAA
- the sthA gene encoding Si-specific NAD(P)(+) transhydrogenase, with protein sequence MSHSYDYDAIVIGSGPGGEGAAMGLVKQGARVAVIERYHNVGGGCTHWGTIPSKALRHAVSRIIEFNQNPLYSDHSRLLRSSFADILNHADTVINQQTRMRQGFYERNHCEILQGSAHFVDEHTLALECHDGSVETITAEKFVIACGSRPYRPADVDFSHPRVYDSDSILSLHHEPRHVLIYGAGVIGCEYASIFRGMNVKVDLINTRDRLLAFLDQEMSDSLSYHFWNSGVVIRHNEEYEKIEPCDDGVIMHLKSGKKLKADCLLYANGRTGNTDSLALENIGLTTDSRGQLKVNSMYQTALPHIYAVGDVIGYPSLASAAYDQGRIAAQALVKGEATAHLIEDIPTGIYTIPEISSVGKTEQQLTAMKVPYEVGRAQFKHLARAQIVGMSVGTLKILFHRETKEILGIHCFGERAAEIIHIGQAIMEQKGGGNTIEYFVNTTFNYPTMAEAYRVAALNGLNRLF encoded by the coding sequence ATGTCACATTCCTACGATTACGACGCAATAGTTATTGGTTCCGGCCCCGGCGGCGAAGGCGCTGCTATGGGACTGGTTAAGCAAGGAGCCAGAGTAGCGGTCATTGAGCGCTACCATAACGTTGGCGGCGGCTGTACCCACTGGGGCACCATCCCTTCGAAAGCCCTCCGCCACGCCGTCAGCCGCATTATTGAATTCAACCAGAACCCTCTTTACAGCGATCACTCCCGCCTTCTCCGCTCATCTTTTGCCGATATCCTGAATCATGCGGATACCGTGATTAATCAGCAGACGCGGATGCGCCAGGGTTTTTATGAGCGCAACCACTGCGAAATTCTGCAGGGCAGCGCACATTTCGTTGATGAGCATACGCTGGCGCTGGAGTGTCATGACGGTTCCGTCGAGACCATCACCGCCGAGAAATTTGTGATCGCCTGCGGCTCGCGCCCGTACCGTCCGGCCGATGTGGATTTCTCCCATCCGCGCGTCTACGACAGCGACTCCATCCTGAGCCTGCACCACGAGCCGCGCCACGTGCTGATCTACGGCGCCGGGGTGATCGGCTGTGAATATGCCTCCATCTTCCGCGGCATGAACGTCAAAGTTGATCTGATCAATACCCGCGACCGTCTGCTGGCGTTCCTCGATCAGGAGATGTCCGATTCGCTCTCCTATCATTTCTGGAACAGCGGCGTGGTGATTCGTCACAACGAAGAGTACGAGAAGATCGAACCCTGCGATGATGGCGTGATCATGCACCTGAAGTCCGGCAAAAAGCTGAAAGCCGACTGCCTGCTGTATGCCAACGGCCGTACCGGTAATACCGATTCGCTGGCGCTGGAAAACATCGGCCTGACCACCGACAGTCGTGGGCAGCTCAAGGTCAACAGCATGTACCAGACCGCCCTGCCGCATATCTATGCCGTGGGTGACGTGATTGGTTATCCAAGCCTGGCGTCAGCGGCGTATGACCAGGGGCGCATTGCGGCTCAGGCGCTGGTGAAAGGTGAAGCGACGGCGCATCTGATTGAAGATATCCCGACCGGCATTTACACCATTCCGGAAATTAGCTCCGTCGGTAAAACCGAACAGCAGCTGACGGCCATGAAGGTGCCTTACGAGGTGGGTCGTGCCCAGTTTAAACATCTGGCGCGGGCGCAAATCGTCGGGATGAGCGTGGGTACGCTGAAGATCCTGTTCCATCGCGAGACGAAAGAGATCCTCGGCATTCACTGCTTCGGTGAGCGTGCGGCGGAAATCATTCACATCGGCCAGGCGATCATGGAGCAAAAAGGTGGCGGTAACACCATCGAATACTTTGTTAATACCACCTTTAACTATCCGACCATGGCAGAAGCTTATCGGGTAGCGGCGCTGAACGGCTTAAACCGCCTGTTTTAA
- the argH gene encoding argininosuccinate lyase gives MALWGGRFTQAADQRFKQFNDSLRFDYRLAEQDIVGSVAWSKALVTVGVLTTDEQLQLEEALNNLLEEVRLNPQQILESDAEDIHSWVEGKLIDKVGQLGKKLHTGRSRNDQVATDLKLWCKDTVVELLAANRQLQNALVETAQNNQDAVMPGYTHLQRAQPVTFAHWSLAYVEMLARDESRLQDTLKRLDVSPLGSGALAGTAYEIDREQLAGWLGFASATRNSLDSVSDRDHVLELLSNASIGMVHLSRFAEDLIFFNSGEAGFVELSDRVTSGSSLMPQKKNPDALELIRGKCGRVQGALTGMMMTLKGLPLAYNKDMQEDKEGLFDALDTWLDCLHMAALVLDGIQVKRPRCQEAAQQGYANSTELADYLVAKGVPFREAHHIVGEAVVEAIRQGKPLEDLPLTDLQKFSSVIGDDVYPILALQSCLDKRAAKGGVSPKQVAQAIADAKNRLV, from the coding sequence ATGGCACTTTGGGGTGGGCGTTTTACACAGGCAGCGGATCAACGGTTCAAACAGTTCAACGACTCTTTGCGCTTCGACTACCGCCTGGCCGAACAGGATATCGTCGGCTCTGTGGCCTGGTCCAAAGCGCTGGTCACCGTGGGCGTGCTGACCACTGACGAACAGCTGCAGCTGGAAGAGGCGCTGAACAACCTGCTGGAAGAGGTGCGTCTGAACCCGCAGCAGATCCTCGAGAGCGACGCTGAAGATATTCACAGCTGGGTGGAAGGCAAACTGATCGACAAAGTCGGCCAGTTAGGTAAAAAGCTGCACACCGGCCGGAGCCGTAACGATCAGGTCGCAACCGACCTGAAGCTGTGGTGTAAAGATACCGTGGTGGAGCTGCTGGCGGCGAATCGTCAGCTGCAGAACGCGCTGGTGGAAACCGCACAGAACAATCAGGATGCGGTGATGCCGGGTTATACCCACCTGCAGCGCGCGCAGCCTGTCACTTTTGCGCACTGGTCGCTGGCCTACGTTGAGATGCTGGCGCGTGATGAGAGCCGTCTGCAGGATACCCTGAAGCGTCTGGACGTCAGCCCGCTGGGCAGCGGCGCGCTGGCCGGTACCGCTTATGAAATCGACCGTGAGCAGCTGGCCGGCTGGCTGGGCTTTGCCTCTGCCACCCGTAACAGCCTGGACAGCGTCTCCGACCGTGACCACGTGCTTGAGCTGCTCTCCAATGCCTCTATCGGCATGGTGCACCTGTCGCGCTTTGCCGAAGACCTGATCTTCTTCAACTCTGGCGAAGCCGGGTTTGTCGAGCTGTCTGACCGGGTGACCTCCGGCTCCTCCCTGATGCCGCAGAAGAAAAACCCCGATGCGCTGGAGCTGATCCGCGGCAAGTGTGGCCGTGTACAGGGCGCGCTGACCGGGATGATGATGACCCTGAAAGGGCTGCCGCTGGCCTACAACAAAGATATGCAGGAAGACAAAGAGGGGCTGTTCGACGCGCTCGACACCTGGCTGGACTGTCTGCATATGGCGGCGCTGGTGCTGGATGGCATTCAGGTGAAACGCCCGCGTTGCCAGGAAGCAGCCCAGCAGGGCTATGCTAACTCCACCGAGCTGGCGGATTATCTGGTTGCCAAAGGCGTGCCGTTCCGTGAAGCACACCATATTGTCGGTGAAGCGGTCGTGGAAGCTATTCGTCAGGGGAAACCGCTGGAAGATCTGCCGCTGACCGACCTGCAGAAATTCAGCAGCGTGATTGGTGATGATGTCTATCCGATCCTGGCGCTGCAGTCCTGTCTGGACAAGCGTGCGGCGAAAGGCGGCGTGTCGCCGAAGCAGGTGGCGCAGGCGATTGCGGATGCGAAAAACCGTCTGGTGTGA
- the argB gene encoding acetylglutamate kinase: MMNPLIIKLGGVLLDSEEALERLFTALVNYRESHQRPLVIVHGGGCVVDELMKGLNLPVKKKNGLRVTPADQIDIITGALAGTANKTLLSWAKKHHIASVGLYLGDGDSVKVTQLDEELGHVGLAQPGSPKLINTLLEGGFLPVVSSIGVTEEGALMNVNADQAATALAATLGADLILLSDVSGILDGKGQRIAEMTAEKAEQLIEQGIITDGMIVKVNAALDAARTLGRPVDIASWRHAEQLPALFNGTPIGTRILA, encoded by the coding sequence ATGATGAACCCATTAATTATCAAGCTTGGTGGTGTACTGCTGGACAGCGAAGAGGCGCTGGAGCGTCTGTTTACCGCGCTGGTCAACTATCGCGAATCCCATCAACGCCCGCTGGTGATTGTTCACGGCGGCGGCTGTGTGGTCGATGAGTTAATGAAAGGCCTGAATCTTCCGGTGAAAAAGAAGAACGGCCTGCGCGTCACGCCTGCTGACCAGATCGACATTATTACCGGCGCGCTGGCGGGCACGGCCAACAAAACCCTGTTGTCCTGGGCGAAGAAACACCATATCGCCTCCGTGGGCCTCTATCTGGGCGATGGCGACAGCGTGAAAGTGACCCAGCTCGACGAAGAGCTTGGCCACGTGGGGCTGGCGCAGCCGGGTTCGCCAAAACTGATTAATACGCTGCTGGAAGGCGGTTTCCTGCCGGTTGTCAGCTCTATCGGCGTGACCGAAGAGGGTGCGCTGATGAACGTCAACGCCGATCAGGCGGCAACCGCTCTGGCGGCGACGCTGGGCGCAGACCTGATCCTGCTCTCTGACGTGAGCGGCATTCTGGACGGCAAAGGCCAGCGCATTGCGGAAATGACGGCTGAGAAAGCCGAACAGCTGATCGAACAGGGCATTATTACCGACGGCATGATTGTGAAAGTGAATGCGGCGCTGGATGCCGCCCGCACGCTCGGTCGTCCGGTGGATATCGCCTCATGGCGTCACGCGGAGCAACTCCCGGCGCTGTTTAACGGCACGCCGATTGGTACGCGTATTCTGGCTTAA
- the argC gene encoding N-acetyl-gamma-glutamyl-phosphate reductase, whose product MLNTLIVGASGYAGAELVSYVNRHPHMTITALTVSAQSNDAGKLISDLHPQLKGIVDLPLQPMSDISEFTDGVDVVFLATAHEVSHDLAPQFLAAGCVVFDLSGAFRVNDAAFYEKYYGFTHQHPDLLEKAVYGLAEWSADALKEANLIAVPGCYPTAAQLSLKPLIDADLLDLNQWPVINATSGVSGAGRKAAISNSFCEVSLQPYGVFNHRHHPEITTHLGADVIFTPHLGSFPRGILETITCRLKPGVTKDQVNAVFTTAYADKPLVRLYDKGVPALKNVVGLPFCDIGFAVQGEHLIVVAAEDNLLKGAAAQAVQCANIRFGYAETQSLI is encoded by the coding sequence ATGTTGAATACGCTGATTGTAGGCGCTAGCGGTTATGCGGGCGCAGAGCTTGTAAGCTACGTGAATCGCCATCCTCATATGACCATAACCGCTTTGACTGTCTCAGCGCAAAGCAATGATGCAGGAAAGTTAATTTCCGATTTACATCCGCAACTTAAAGGGATTGTCGATCTGCCGTTGCAGCCAATGTCGGATATCAGCGAGTTTACCGACGGCGTGGACGTGGTGTTTTTAGCCACCGCTCACGAAGTCAGCCACGACCTGGCGCCGCAGTTCCTGGCCGCCGGCTGCGTGGTGTTCGATCTCTCCGGTGCGTTCCGGGTGAACGACGCCGCGTTCTATGAAAAATACTATGGCTTTACTCATCAGCACCCGGATCTGCTTGAAAAAGCGGTGTACGGTCTGGCGGAGTGGAGCGCAGATGCGCTGAAAGAAGCCAACCTCATTGCGGTGCCGGGTTGCTACCCGACGGCGGCGCAGCTCTCCCTGAAGCCGCTGATCGACGCGGACCTGCTGGATCTCAACCAGTGGCCGGTGATCAACGCCACCAGCGGCGTGAGCGGGGCAGGGCGCAAAGCGGCCATCTCCAACAGTTTCTGTGAAGTGAGCCTGCAGCCGTATGGCGTGTTCAATCACCGCCATCACCCGGAAATCACCACCCATCTGGGGGCGGATGTCATCTTTACGCCCCATCTGGGCAGCTTCCCGCGCGGGATCCTCGAAACCATCACCTGCCGCCTGAAGCCGGGCGTGACGAAAGACCAGGTGAATGCGGTCTTCACGACGGCCTATGCGGATAAACCGCTGGTGCGTCTGTACGATAAAGGCGTGCCGGCGCTGAAAAACGTGGTCGGCCTGCCGTTCTGCGATATCGGCTTTGCCGTGCAGGGCGAGCATCTGATTGTGGTGGCCGCAGAAGATAACTTATTGAAAGGGGCTGCCGCCCAGGCAGTTCAGTGCGCAAATATTCGTTTTGGCTATGCTGAAACGCAGTCTCTTATTTAA
- the argE gene encoding acetylornithine deacetylase, whose protein sequence is MKMNLPPFIEIYRALIATPSISATEEALDQSNETLINLLAGWFSDLGFKVEVQPVPGTRNKFNLLASTGQGAGGLLLAGHTDTVPFDDGRWTRDPFTLTEHDNKLYGLGTADMKGFFAFILDALRDVDVKTLKKPLYILATADEETSMAGARYFSENTSIRPDCAIIGEPTSLQPIRAHKGHISTAVRVLGQSGHSSDPARGVNAIELMHDAIGRIMTLRDDLKERYHYDAFTVPYPTLNLGSLHGGDASNRICACCELHMDIRPLPGMTLSDLDGLLNEALAPVSERWPGRLTVSELHPPIPGYECPPDHQLVEVVEKLLGEKTDVVNYCTEAPFIQTLCPTLVLGPGSINQAHQPDEYLETRFIKPTRELITQVVHHFCWH, encoded by the coding sequence ATGAAAATGAATTTACCGCCATTTATCGAGATCTACCGCGCCCTGATTGCCACGCCGTCCATCAGCGCAACGGAAGAAGCGCTGGATCAGAGTAATGAGACTTTAATCAATCTGCTGGCGGGGTGGTTCAGCGATCTCGGGTTTAAGGTGGAGGTTCAGCCGGTCCCGGGAACCCGTAATAAATTTAACCTGCTCGCCAGTACCGGACAGGGTGCGGGCGGGCTGCTGCTGGCGGGACATACCGATACCGTGCCCTTTGACGATGGTCGCTGGACGCGCGATCCCTTCACCCTGACCGAGCACGACAACAAGCTCTACGGACTGGGCACTGCCGACATGAAAGGCTTCTTCGCTTTTATCCTCGACGCGCTGCGTGACGTCGATGTGAAAACGTTGAAAAAGCCGCTCTACATTCTGGCGACCGCCGACGAAGAGACCAGCATGGCGGGTGCACGCTACTTCTCTGAAAATACGTCGATTCGCCCGGATTGCGCCATCATCGGCGAGCCAACGTCTCTGCAGCCGATCCGCGCACATAAAGGCCATATCTCCACGGCGGTACGCGTGCTGGGCCAGTCCGGCCACTCCAGCGATCCGGCGCGCGGCGTGAACGCCATCGAGCTAATGCACGACGCCATTGGCCGCATCATGACCCTGCGTGATGACCTGAAAGAGCGTTATCACTACGACGCCTTCACCGTGCCGTATCCAACCCTGAATCTCGGCAGCCTGCACGGCGGCGATGCCTCCAACCGCATCTGCGCCTGCTGTGAGCTGCATATGGATATCCGCCCGCTGCCGGGCATGACGCTGAGCGATCTCGATGGCTTGCTGAATGAAGCCCTGGCGCCGGTGAGCGAGCGCTGGCCGGGTCGCCTGACTGTCTCTGAACTGCATCCGCCGATCCCGGGCTACGAGTGCCCGCCGGACCACCAGCTGGTCGAAGTGGTGGAAAAACTGCTCGGCGAGAAAACCGACGTGGTGAACTACTGCACCGAAGCGCCGTTTATTCAGACTCTGTGTCCGACGCTGGTCCTCGGCCCAGGCTCCATCAACCAGGCCCACCAGCCGGACGAGTACCTGGAAACCCGCTTTATCAAACCAACCCGTGAGTTAATTACTCAGGTTGTGCATCACTTCTGCTGGCATTAA